One window from the genome of Mucilaginibacter ginsenosidivorans encodes:
- a CDS encoding 2-isopropylmalate synthase — protein MLHDPNRVYVFDTTLRDGEQVPGCQLTTPEKIEIARELEALGVDIIEAGFPISSPGDFQSVVEISKAVKEPTVCALTRANKGDIDSAIEALKYAKHPRIHTGIGSSDMHIKYKFNSTREEILERAVEAVKYAKRGVEDIEFYAEDAGRADIEYLAKMIEAVIAAGATVVNIPDTNGYCLPNQYGDKIRFLKENVKNIDKAIISVHCHNDLGLATANSIQGLANGARQVEGTINGIGERAGNTSIEEVVMILKTHHSLGLHTNIQTQRIYDISRMVSTQMRMPVQPNKAIVGSNAFAHSSGIHQDGFLKMRENYEIIKPADVGFPNASIVLTARSGRAALNHHLERLGYKLDKEELAEAYHRFLTLADSKLDIQDEDLHGLVVNKLVSK, from the coding sequence ATGCTACACGATCCCAACCGCGTTTATGTTTTTGATACCACGCTTCGCGATGGCGAGCAGGTACCGGGCTGTCAGCTGACTACCCCTGAAAAGATAGAGATAGCCCGCGAGCTTGAAGCGCTGGGCGTTGACATTATTGAAGCCGGGTTCCCCATATCCAGTCCTGGTGATTTCCAGAGCGTGGTGGAGATATCCAAAGCCGTAAAGGAACCTACTGTTTGTGCGCTCACCCGCGCGAATAAAGGCGACATCGATTCGGCCATCGAAGCTCTGAAGTATGCCAAACATCCGCGTATACACACCGGTATCGGTTCGTCGGATATGCATATCAAATACAAGTTCAACAGCACCCGCGAGGAGATACTGGAGCGCGCCGTGGAGGCCGTGAAATACGCCAAGCGCGGTGTGGAAGACATCGAGTTTTACGCCGAAGATGCCGGCAGGGCCGATATTGAATATTTGGCGAAGATGATCGAGGCGGTCATCGCGGCAGGCGCCACCGTTGTCAATATTCCTGACACTAACGGTTACTGCCTGCCCAACCAATACGGTGACAAAATCCGGTTCCTGAAAGAAAACGTAAAAAATATCGATAAGGCCATTATCTCCGTTCACTGCCATAACGACCTCGGCCTGGCCACAGCCAATTCTATCCAGGGTTTAGCCAACGGCGCCCGCCAGGTAGAAGGTACCATCAACGGCATCGGCGAACGCGCCGGCAACACTTCCATCGAAGAGGTGGTAATGATCCTCAAAACACACCACAGCCTCGGGCTGCACACCAACATACAAACGCAACGCATTTACGATATCAGCCGCATGGTGAGCACGCAAATGCGCATGCCTGTACAGCCCAACAAGGCTATTGTAGGCAGCAATGCCTTCGCCCACAGCTCGGGCATACACCAGGACGGTTTCCTGAAAATGCGCGAGAACTACGAGATCATCAAGCCTGCCGATGTAGGTTTTCCCAATGCCAGTATCGTGCTCACCGCCCGCAGTGGCAGGGCCGCACTCAATCACCACCTGGAGCGTCTGGGTTACAAGCTCGACAAAGAAGAATTAGCCGAGGCCTATCACCGCTTCCTGACCCTGGCAGACAGCAAATTGGATATCCAGGACGAGGACCTGCATGGGCTGGTGGTAAATAAGCTGGTTTCAAAATAG